A single Xiphias gladius isolate SHS-SW01 ecotype Sanya breed wild chromosome 18, ASM1685928v1, whole genome shotgun sequence DNA region contains:
- the hyal3 gene encoding hyaluronidase-3: MLLSRPPLPYHVFLFFLSPLSCTSLSRNSTHGDPFLHTPPPAVAAAGPILQDRPFVVVWNMPTAQCQKRYNIHLNLGDFDIVENQHQRFQGEKMTIFYHDRLGKYPYLSRNGRKMNGGIPQLGNLSAHLSLAATQMSRLLQPNFTGLAVIDWEEWRPLWERNFGSKMEYRRLSKLLVRQERPGLSERAVTSLARQKFEESALKFMEETLRSAVIEHPKGFWGFYGFPSCFNKHKRKTDKSYTGRCHRGTRQQNDRLSWLWSQSTALYPSIYLPQRLAGSMEAALMVRHRLLEALRVASIWRHSSNTNRNTPVLSYARLAFTHTLTFLNKTDLIHTLGESASLGAAGVVLWGELKFARSKDQCIHLRDYLQTVLGPFIRLLRSSTQSCSLYLCHANGRCTRRRGSPGFMVSSGVEHFLDFTCQCYQGWTGQRCQEQIKG; encoded by the exons ATGTTGCTGTCTCGCCCCCCTCTCCCCTACCAcgtcttcctctttttcctctctcccctctcctgtaCCTCACTGTCACGGAACTCCACCCATGGAGATCCTTTCCTCCACACTCCCCCACCTGCTGTGGCTGCAGCAGGTCCGATCCTGCAGGACCGACCCTTCGTCGTGGTGTGGAACATGCCCACGGCTCAATGTCAGAAACGCTACAACATCCACCTGAACCTGGGAGACTTTGATATCGTGGAGAACCAACACCAGAGATTCCAAGGAGAG AAGATGACCATTTTCTACCATGACCGCCTGGGGAAATATCCGTACCTCTCCCGAAATGGCAGGAAGATGAATGGAGGAATACCGCAGCTTGGTAACCTTAGCGCTCACCTTTCCCTCGCAGCGACGCAGATGTCCAGATTGCTGCAGCCAAACTTCACAGGTTTGGCCGTTATCGATTGGGAGGAGTGGCGGCCACTGTGGGAGAGAAACTTTGGATCCAAGATGGAGTACCGGAGGCTGTCCAAGCTGCTGGTTAGACAGGAGAGACCGGGTTTGTCTGAGAGGGCCGTGACATCACTTGCGAGGCAAAAGTTTGAGGAGAGCGCTTTGAAATTCATGGAGGAGACGCTGCGGTCAGCAGTCATAGAACATCCCAAGGGATTCTGGGGGTTTTATGGTTTTCCTTCCTGCTTTAATAAGCATAAGAGAAAGACAG ATAAGAGCTATACAGGACGCTGTCACAGAGGGACGAGACAGCAAAATGACCGGCTGTCCTGGCTCTGGAGTCAGTCCACTGCTCTCTATCCCAGCATCTACCTGCCACAGAGGCTGGCAGGATCAATGGAAGCAGCTCTGATGGTCAG ACACAGACTGCTAGAGGCTTTGAGGGTGGCGTCAATTTGGCGCCATAGCAGCAATACCAACCGCAACACACCAGTTCTTTCCTACGCCAGGCtggcattcacacacactctcaccttTCTCAATAAG acCGACCTGATACATACACTAGGGGAGAGTGCATCACTGGGAGCTGCTGGAGTGGTGCTGTGGGGAGAGCTGAAATTTGCCAGATCCAAG GATCAGTGCATCCATCTCAGAGACTACCTCCAAACCGTCTTGGGTCCCTTCATACGGTTGCTGAGGTCCAGCACCCAGAGCTGCAGCCTTTATCTTTGCCACGCAAACGGGCGCTGCACCAGGCGACGCGGCTCCCCTGGTTTTATGGTTTCTTCGGGTGTCGAACATTTTCTAGACTTCACGTGTCAGTGCTACCAGGGCTGGACTGGGCAGCGGTGTCAAGAGCAGATAAAaggatga
- the si:dkey-20d21.12 gene encoding uncharacterized protein si:dkey-20d21.12, giving the protein MSRPPSSQTTPQFYRVSDRDLTEIELHSVDSINDLHRTHPEHNHKGMRPPRPAYTPSLNGNLYTCDMAAVRQRGHPASSKWQSRLQDMLTPTSSRAYAMGCAIITLLLLTVLLIFYFLVQQGGAIQVLTMAAREKEAAATELSLLIQELQALRQNLTAMRGGT; this is encoded by the exons ATGTCACGGCCTCCTTCCTCCCAGACAACCCCCCAGTTCTACAGGGTCAGCGACAGAGATCTCACCGAGATCGAGCTACATTCTGTCGACTCCATCAATGATCTCCACCGAACACACCCTGAACACAACCACAAag GGATGAGGCCTCCGCGTCCTGCTTACACACCCTCCCTGAATGGGAACCTCTACACCTGTGATATGGCAGCTGTCAGGCAAAGAGGCCATCCAGCCAGCAGCAAATGGCAGAGCCGTCTGCAGGATATGTTGACACCCACTTCATCACGTGCCTATGCCATGGGCTGTGCTATTATCACTTTGCTTCTGCTAACAGTATTACTCATCTTCTACTTTTTGG TCCAGCAGGGCGGCGCAATCCAGGTGCTGACTATGGCAGCAAGGGAGAAAGAGGCTGCAGCCACAGAGCTTTCACTACTGATCCAAGAACTTCAGGCACTGAGACAAAACCTGACAGCTATGAGAGGAGGGACATGA